A region of Rhodamnia argentea isolate NSW1041297 chromosome 9, ASM2092103v1, whole genome shotgun sequence DNA encodes the following proteins:
- the LOC115755432 gene encoding ubiquinone biosynthesis O-methyltransferase, mitochondrial-like isoform X2 encodes MASKLLHRVPWLLHRVGAVSAPLKYPRTLSPTLAAFASLRLLSDVAPRPLPVAATGNSPPASTSPAPQFSGSSEKFEHNAKSSSVRSSLKDPELAKFSAIADTWWDSEGPFKPLHLMNPTRLAFIRSTLCRHFGKDPSSARPFEGMKIVDVGCGGGILSEPLARMGASVTGVDAVDKNIKIARIHADLDPVTSTIEYCCTTAEKLVEEQRKFDAVISLEVIEHVADPAEFCKSLSALTIPEGALVISTINRSMRAYATAIVAAEYLLHWVKEMAGFVHNPLTGRWSLSDDISVNFIAFGTKKGQ; translated from the exons ATGGCGTCGAAGCTCCTCCACCGAGTCCCATGGCTCCTCCACCGAGTCGGCGCTGTCTCTGCACCTCTGAAATATCCGCGGACGCTTTCACCAACCCTCGCTGCCTTCGCTTCCTTGAGACTCCTCTCCGACGTTGCTCCTCGGCCTCTTCCTGTGGCCGCGACCGGCAATTCTCCTCCCGCTTCCACCTCGCCAGCTCCTCAATTCTCCGGAAGCTCCGAGAAGTTCGAGCATAATGCGAAGAGTTCCTCTGTTCGCTCATCTCTGAAGGATCCTGAGCTGGCCAAGTTCTCTGCCATCGCCGATACATG GTGGGATTCTGAAGGCCCATTTAAGCCTCTGCACCTGATGAATCCTACAAGACTTGCTTTCATTCGCTCCACACTCTGTCGACATTTCGG GAAGGATCCATCCTCCGCAAGGCCTTTTGAAGGTATGAAAATTGTAGACGTTGGTTGTGGCGGTGGAATTCTTTCAGAG cCATTGGCCAGGATGGGAGCTTCAGTAACAGGTGTGGATGCTGTAGACAAAAACATCAAGATTGCGCGCATTCATGCT GATTTGGATCCAGTGACTTCAACGATTGAATATTGCTGTACAACAGCTG AAAAGCTTGTTGAAGAACAAAGGAAGTTTGATGCAGTGATCTCTTTGGAG GTGATAGAGCATGTAGCAGATCCTGCTGAGTTTTGTAAGTCGCTCTCAGCATTGACAATTCCTGAGGGAGCTTTGGTGATTTCGACTATTAACCGCTCTATGAGAGCATATGCAACTGCTATTGTTGCTGCCGAGTACCTCCTCCATTGG GTCAAAGAGATGGCTGGATTTGTGCACAACCCCTTGACAGGAAGATGGTCTCTTTCCGATGATATTAGTGTGAATTTTATtgcttttggaacaaaaaagggCCAGTGA
- the LOC115755432 gene encoding ubiquinone biosynthesis O-methyltransferase, mitochondrial-like isoform X1, which produces MASKLLHRVPWLLHRVGAVSAPLKYPRTLSPTLAAFASLRLLSDVAPRPLPVAATGNSPPASTSPAPQFSGSSEKFEHNAKSSSVRSSLKDPELAKFSAIADTWWDSEGPFKPLHLMNPTRLAFIRSTLCRHFGKDPSSARPFEGMKIVDVGCGGGILSEPLARMGASVTGVDAVDKNIKIARIHADLDPVTSTIEYCCTTAEKLVEEQRKFDAVISLEVIEHVADPAEFCKSLSALTIPEGALVISTINRSMRAYATAIVAAEYLLHWLPKGTHQWSSFLIPEELVLILQRSSICVKEMAGFVHNPLTGRWSLSDDISVNFIAFGTKKGQ; this is translated from the exons ATGGCGTCGAAGCTCCTCCACCGAGTCCCATGGCTCCTCCACCGAGTCGGCGCTGTCTCTGCACCTCTGAAATATCCGCGGACGCTTTCACCAACCCTCGCTGCCTTCGCTTCCTTGAGACTCCTCTCCGACGTTGCTCCTCGGCCTCTTCCTGTGGCCGCGACCGGCAATTCTCCTCCCGCTTCCACCTCGCCAGCTCCTCAATTCTCCGGAAGCTCCGAGAAGTTCGAGCATAATGCGAAGAGTTCCTCTGTTCGCTCATCTCTGAAGGATCCTGAGCTGGCCAAGTTCTCTGCCATCGCCGATACATG GTGGGATTCTGAAGGCCCATTTAAGCCTCTGCACCTGATGAATCCTACAAGACTTGCTTTCATTCGCTCCACACTCTGTCGACATTTCGG GAAGGATCCATCCTCCGCAAGGCCTTTTGAAGGTATGAAAATTGTAGACGTTGGTTGTGGCGGTGGAATTCTTTCAGAG cCATTGGCCAGGATGGGAGCTTCAGTAACAGGTGTGGATGCTGTAGACAAAAACATCAAGATTGCGCGCATTCATGCT GATTTGGATCCAGTGACTTCAACGATTGAATATTGCTGTACAACAGCTG AAAAGCTTGTTGAAGAACAAAGGAAGTTTGATGCAGTGATCTCTTTGGAG GTGATAGAGCATGTAGCAGATCCTGCTGAGTTTTGTAAGTCGCTCTCAGCATTGACAATTCCTGAGGGAGCTTTGGTGATTTCGACTATTAACCGCTCTATGAGAGCATATGCAACTGCTATTGTTGCTGCCGAGTACCTCCTCCATTGG CTTCCGAAAGGTACACACCAATGGTCGAGTTTCCTTATCCCGGAAGAGCTAGTGTTGATCCTACAACGTTCTTCTATCTGT GTCAAAGAGATGGCTGGATTTGTGCACAACCCCTTGACAGGAAGATGGTCTCTTTCCGATGATATTAGTGTGAATTTTATtgcttttggaacaaaaaagggCCAGTGA
- the LOC115755384 gene encoding chaperonin 60 subunit alpha 2, chloroplastic translates to MSAYFTASSIFPQKLFFPNLSGNRRVLGLWRNGQKVGNFVVKAGPKKISFGKECREALQSGIDKLADAVSVTIGPRGRNVVLSESESLKVINDGVTIARAIELSDAIENAGAMLVQEVAGRMNDLAGDGTTTAIILARAMIKSGLLAVSFGANPISIKKGMDKTVQELVRILKVKSFPIRGSDHIKAVASISAGNDDFVGGLIADAIERIGHDGVISIESSSSSETVVLVEEGMKIEKGYMSPHFITNQDRSLVEFENAKVLVTDQKISDIKEMVPLLEKAAQLSVPLLIVAEDISRQVLETLVVNKMQGLLNVAVVQCPGFGEGKKGVLQDIALLAGADFLSGDLGLTLDGVTSDQLGIARKVTISSNSTIIVADPSTKAEIQARISQIKKDLAETDSAYHSRKLAERIAKLTGGVAVIKVGAHTEVELEDRKLRIEDAKQATFAAMVEGIVPGGGAAYVHLSEYIPEIKSKMEDQEEQIGSDIVAAALLAPAKAIATNAGADGDSIVEHTRTCGWQIGYNAMTGKYEDLLCAGVIDPCKVSRCALQSAVSIAGTVLTTQAILVEKTKTPKPPIPLVPGITP, encoded by the exons ATGTCTGCCTACTTCACAGCATCTTCAATCTTCCCTCAGAAGCTGTTCTTTCCT AATCTGAGTGGAAATAGGAGGGTATTGGGTCTATGGAGAAACGGGCAAAAAGTCGGAAACTTTGTGGTAAAAGCAGGTCCAAAGAAGATATCTTTTGGCAAGGAATGCAGAGAGGCTCTTCAATCCGGGATTGATAAGTTAGCTGATGCCGTTTCTGTTACTATAGGACCTAGAG GACGCAATGTTGTCCTCTCAGAGTCCGAATCTCTGAAAGTAATAAATGATGGTGTCACGATTGCCCGAGCGATAGAACTTTCAGATGCAATCGAGAATGCCGGGGCAATGTTAGTTCAAGAG GTAGCTGGCCGCATGAATGACTTGGCTGGTGATGGCACAACCACCGCAATTATCTTGGCTCGAGCAATGATCAAATCCGGGTTATTGGCAGTTTCATTTGGGGCTAATCCAATCTCCATAAAAAAGGGAATGGACAAGACTGTACAAGAATTGGTCAGGATTTTGAAGGTAAAGAGCTTTCCTATAAGAGGGAGTGATCATATCAAAG CTGTGGCGTCAATCTCTGCTGGAAACGATGACTTTGTTGGAGGATTAATTGCTGATGCTATTGAAAGGATTGGACATGATGGAGTAATCTCTATCGAGTCGTCCTCATCTTCTGAAACCGTTGTTCTAGTCGAAGAAGGAATGAAG ATTGAGAAGGGCTATATGTCGCCTCATTTCATTACAAACCAAGATAGATCTCTCGTGGAGTTCGAGAATGCCAAAGTCCTTGTGACTGATCAGAAGATTTCAGATATCAAGGAAATGGTTCCTTTGCTGGAGAAGGCAGCTCAATTAAGCGTCCCCTTGCTAATCGTTGCAGAGGATATATCAAGACAAGTACTGGAAACACTTGTTGTGAACAAAATGCAAGGCTTGCTTAATGTAGCTGTCGTGCAATGTCCAGGAtttggagaaggaaaaaaaggtgtCTTGCAGGACATCGCTTTATTGGCAG GTGCTGATTTTCTCTCGGGAGACTTGGGTCTAACACTCGATGGTGTGACATCCGATCAGCTTGGCATTGCTAGAAAAGTAACCATCAGTAGTAACTCAACTATCATTGTTGCTGATCCTTCTACTAAAGCTGAAATCCAGGCAAGGATTTCCCAGATTAAGAAGGATTTAGCTGAAACTGACAGTGCATACCATTCACGCAAACTCGCAGAAAGAATTGCCAAACTCACTGGTGGAGTGGCCGTAATTAAG GTAGGAGCACACACTGAGGTGGAACTTGAAGACCGAAAACTTAGAATAGAGGATGCAAAGCAGGCTACATTTGCTGCGATGGTTGAGGGAATAGTACCTGGTGGTGGTGCAGCTTATGTACATCTTTCTGAGTATATTCCTGAGATAAAGAGCAAGATGGAAGATCAAGAGGAGCAGATTGGTTCTGACATCGTGGCAGCA GCACTCCTTGCTCCAGCGAAAGCTATTGCAACTAATGCAGGAGCAGATGGTGATTCCATAGTGGAGCATACCCGAACATGTGGTTGGCAAATCGGTTACAATGCAATGACGGGCAAATATGAAGATCTTCTCTGTGCTGGAGTCATAGATCCATGCAAGGTTTCAAGGTGTGCGCTACAAAGTGCAGTTTCCATTGCAGGGACCGTGTTGACTACCCAAGCGATATTGGTGGAGAAAACAAAGACGCCCAAGCCACCCATTCCACTTGTGCCTGGAATAACACCTTAA
- the LOC115755432 gene encoding ubiquinone biosynthesis O-methyltransferase, mitochondrial-like isoform X3 has translation MASKLLHRVPWLLHRVGAVSAPLKYPRTLSPTLAAFASLRLLSDVAPRPLPVAATGNSPPASTSPAPQFSGSSEKFEHNAKSSSVRSSLKDPELAKFSAIADTWWDSEGPFKPLHLMNPTRLAFIRSTLCRHFGKDPSSARPFEGMKIVDVGCGGGILSEPLARMGASVTGVDAVDKNIKIARIHADLDPVTSTIEYCCTTAEKLVEEQRKFDAVISLELPKGTHQWSSFLIPEELVLILQRSSICVKEMAGFVHNPLTGRWSLSDDISVNFIAFGTKKGQ, from the exons ATGGCGTCGAAGCTCCTCCACCGAGTCCCATGGCTCCTCCACCGAGTCGGCGCTGTCTCTGCACCTCTGAAATATCCGCGGACGCTTTCACCAACCCTCGCTGCCTTCGCTTCCTTGAGACTCCTCTCCGACGTTGCTCCTCGGCCTCTTCCTGTGGCCGCGACCGGCAATTCTCCTCCCGCTTCCACCTCGCCAGCTCCTCAATTCTCCGGAAGCTCCGAGAAGTTCGAGCATAATGCGAAGAGTTCCTCTGTTCGCTCATCTCTGAAGGATCCTGAGCTGGCCAAGTTCTCTGCCATCGCCGATACATG GTGGGATTCTGAAGGCCCATTTAAGCCTCTGCACCTGATGAATCCTACAAGACTTGCTTTCATTCGCTCCACACTCTGTCGACATTTCGG GAAGGATCCATCCTCCGCAAGGCCTTTTGAAGGTATGAAAATTGTAGACGTTGGTTGTGGCGGTGGAATTCTTTCAGAG cCATTGGCCAGGATGGGAGCTTCAGTAACAGGTGTGGATGCTGTAGACAAAAACATCAAGATTGCGCGCATTCATGCT GATTTGGATCCAGTGACTTCAACGATTGAATATTGCTGTACAACAGCTG AAAAGCTTGTTGAAGAACAAAGGAAGTTTGATGCAGTGATCTCTTTGGAG CTTCCGAAAGGTACACACCAATGGTCGAGTTTCCTTATCCCGGAAGAGCTAGTGTTGATCCTACAACGTTCTTCTATCTGT GTCAAAGAGATGGCTGGATTTGTGCACAACCCCTTGACAGGAAGATGGTCTCTTTCCGATGATATTAGTGTGAATTTTATtgcttttggaacaaaaaagggCCAGTGA